The following coding sequences are from one Musa acuminata AAA Group cultivar baxijiao chromosome BXJ2-4, Cavendish_Baxijiao_AAA, whole genome shotgun sequence window:
- the LOC103981492 gene encoding 14-3-3 protein 9-like isoform X2 → MASHEERERLLFMAKLAEQVHRYDEMADSMRKLAHLDVELTTEEKRLLSAAYKEVATARRDSWRNLASIDDEDAKAKGRFFGVIREYRRKVEAELASICNDVLAMVDDHLIPSSSDAESSVFYHKMKADYYRYLAESKTGNEKKEIADKSLKVYQAATKIAEKELSPTNPIRLGLALNLSVFYYEIMGSPVRAFQVAHQAFDEAICGIDLMDPEEPCKDSTLILKLLKDNLAFWISDVNTFVD, encoded by the exons ATGGCGTCCCATGAAGAACGTGAGCGCTTGCTCTTCATGGCCAAGCTCGCCGAACAAGTCCACAGATACGACG AGATGGCAGACTCGATGAGGAAGCTGGCGCACCTCGACGTGGAGCTCACCACCGAGGAGAAGAGGTTGCTGTCGGCGGCGTACAAGGAGGTGGCCACGGCCAGGAGGGACTCGTGGAGGAACCTCGCCTCGATCGACGACGAGGACGCGAAAGCGAAGGGGCGCTTCTTCGGGGTGATCAGAGAGTACCGCCGGAAGGTGGAGGCGGAGCTCGCGAGCATCTGCAACGATGTGCTGGCCATGGTCGACGACCACCTCATTCCCTCCTCGTCCGACGCCGAATCGTCTGTCTTCTACCACAAGAT GAAGGCAGATTACTATCGATACCTCGCAGAATCCAAGACGGGCAATGAAAAGAAAGAGATTGCAGACAAGTCGCTTAAAGTTTACCAG GCTGCTACCAAAATAGCTGAAAAAGAGCTATCTCCGACAAATCCAATTCGCCTGGGTTTGGCTTTGAACTTATCCGTTTTCTATTACGAGATCATGGGCTCACCCGTGCG GGCATTCCAAGTAGCACATCAGGCTTTTGATGAAGCCATCTGTGGGATCGACTTGATGGATCCAGAAGAACCATGCAAGGATAGCACTTTGATCTTGAAGTTACTGAAGGATAACCTCGCTTTCTGGATCTCTGATGTCAATACGTTCGTAGACTAG
- the LOC103981492 gene encoding 14-3-3-like protein D isoform X1 encodes MKNVSACSSWPSSPNKSTDTTVRRCHLPYSVRVLCTAVACHAEMADSMRKLAHLDVELTTEEKRLLSAAYKEVATARRDSWRNLASIDDEDAKAKGRFFGVIREYRRKVEAELASICNDVLAMVDDHLIPSSSDAESSVFYHKMKADYYRYLAESKTGNEKKEIADKSLKVYQAATKIAEKELSPTNPIRLGLALNLSVFYYEIMGSPVRAFQVAHQAFDEAICGIDLMDPEEPCKDSTLILKLLKDNLAFWISDVNTFVD; translated from the exons ATGAAGAACGTGAGCGCTTGCTCTTCATGGCCAAGCTCGCCGAACAAGTCCACAGATACGACGGTACGTCGTTGCCATCTTCCCTATTCTGTTAGGGTTTTATGCACCGCTGTTGCTTGTCACGCAGAGATGGCAGACTCGATGAGGAAGCTGGCGCACCTCGACGTGGAGCTCACCACCGAGGAGAAGAGGTTGCTGTCGGCGGCGTACAAGGAGGTGGCCACGGCCAGGAGGGACTCGTGGAGGAACCTCGCCTCGATCGACGACGAGGACGCGAAAGCGAAGGGGCGCTTCTTCGGGGTGATCAGAGAGTACCGCCGGAAGGTGGAGGCGGAGCTCGCGAGCATCTGCAACGATGTGCTGGCCATGGTCGACGACCACCTCATTCCCTCCTCGTCCGACGCCGAATCGTCTGTCTTCTACCACAAGAT GAAGGCAGATTACTATCGATACCTCGCAGAATCCAAGACGGGCAATGAAAAGAAAGAGATTGCAGACAAGTCGCTTAAAGTTTACCAG GCTGCTACCAAAATAGCTGAAAAAGAGCTATCTCCGACAAATCCAATTCGCCTGGGTTTGGCTTTGAACTTATCCGTTTTCTATTACGAGATCATGGGCTCACCCGTGCG GGCATTCCAAGTAGCACATCAGGCTTTTGATGAAGCCATCTGTGGGATCGACTTGATGGATCCAGAAGAACCATGCAAGGATAGCACTTTGATCTTGAAGTTACTGAAGGATAACCTCGCTTTCTGGATCTCTGATGTCAATACGTTCGTAGACTAG
- the LOC135609024 gene encoding dof zinc finger protein 5-like, translating to MMGEVDEAASIKLFGAVILKEDRQAKEKKEAQDEAAAAREAAAAVALPCPRCKSKETKFCYFNNYNVNQPRHFCKACHRYWTAGGTLRNVPVGAGRRKVRRAPHGGVSATAGPATCVLEHPSPPYLAARWLLRPEAPPRADYGTFNGGLC from the coding sequence ATGATGGGCGAAGTCGACGAAGCAGCAAGTATTAAGCTTTTCGGGGCAGTGATCCTAAAGGAAGATAGACAAGCCAAGGAGAAGAAGGAGGCGCAGGACGAGGCGGCGGCGGCCAGGGAGGCGGCGGCCGCGGTGGCGCTGCCGTGCCCGCGGTGCAAGAGCAAGGagaccaagttctgctacttcaACAACTACAATGTGAACCAGCCGCGGCACTTCTGCAAGGCCTGCCACCGCTACTGGACGGCCGGGGGCACGCTACGGAACGTCCCCGTGGGCGCCGGCCGCCGCAAGGTTCGCCGAGCCCCCCACGGCGGCGTCTCCGCCACCGCCGGCCCCGCCACCTGCGTCTTGGAGCACCCTTCCCCTCCCTACCTGGCTGCGCGCTGGCTCCTGCGGCCGGAGGCGCCTCCGAGGGCTGACTACGGCACTTTCAACGGTGGACTCTGTTGA